A genomic window from Phoenix dactylifera cultivar Barhee BC4 chromosome 7, palm_55x_up_171113_PBpolish2nd_filt_p, whole genome shotgun sequence includes:
- the LOC113462769 gene encoding uncharacterized protein LOC113462769: protein MWRSLAENSSFSSWLQTRAAQCIWKPKWAFFEPGALGDRLSCLRVGPTLAAERTNRKDPLNGIMDTNITPVVGISVIITTGLSLVCPCFDLVPGIWFGFIAHMLLLLLPLMSELFLFSHGICSLAYFAHTIYLCCNETYLAAQEVHSLTVLRMSSRSGWVTSGIV, encoded by the exons ATGTGGAGGTCTCTTGCTGAGAATTCGTCATTTTCATCTTGGCTACAGACACGAGCGGCCCAATGTATTTGGAAGCCTAAG TGGGCCTTCTTTgagcccggggccttaggcgaccgcctcagctGCCTAAGAGTTGGGCCGACCCTGGCTGCAGAGAGGACAAATAGGAAGGACCCTTTGAATGGAATTATGGACACAAACATTACACCGGTGGTTGGAATATCAGTAATAATCACTACTGGGCT CTCCCTTGTTTGCCCTTGCTTTGATCTGGTTCCTGGGATTTGGTTTGGTTTTATTGCTCATatgttgctgctgttgctgccgCTGATGTCGGAGTTATTCCTATTCTCGCACGGCATATGCTCTCTCGCTTATTTTGCTCATACTATTTACCTGTGCTGCAAT GAGACATATCTGGCCGCCCAAGAAGTACACTCTCTAACAGTCCTTCGGATGTCAAGCAGAAGCGGATGGGTAACATCGGGCATTGTCTAA
- the LOC103707844 gene encoding transcription factor TCP20-like: protein MDPKGSSKLPQEVPKFHQALGLPQSDKRESTTTTASTGSEARDLGRAPERELQIVTAAEKEEQRRQLAPKRSSNKDRHTKVDGRGRRIRMPALCAARIFQLTRELGHKSDGETIQWLLQQAEPAIIAATGTGTIPASALAAAAAAPMSHPTAASPTGLHQKLDDLGQGAAASPRPNWAMLGPNIARSHPGLWPPPVGGFNSGFAPSTSNLGSGGDASAGSFMQRMGLHGLELPGGNLGAMSFASMLGGHGQQLPGLELGLSQDGHIGVLSQQALSQFYQQMGQGRGVSGAASGQLQQNHHQQQQARSAENDSPGSGQ from the coding sequence ATGGATCCCAAGGGCTCCTCCAAGCTGCCCCAAGAGGTGCCCAAGTTCCATCAGGCCCTGGGCCTCCCCCAGTCTGACAAGAGGGAGTCCACCACCACCACAGCCTCCACAGGCTCGGAGGCCAGAGACCTCGGCAGAGCTCCCGAGAGAGAACTCCAGATAGTGACCGCCGCCGAGAAGGAGGAGCAAAGGCGGCAGCTTGCCCCCAAGCGCAGCTCCAACAAGGACCGCCACACCAAGGTCGACGGCCGCGGCCGCAGGATCCGGATGCCCGCCCTCTGCGCCGCCCGCATCTTCCAGCTCACCCGCGAGCTCGGCCACAAGTCCGACGGCGAGACCATCCAGTGGCTCCTCCAGCAGGCCGAGCCCGCCATCATCGCGGCCACCGGAACCGGCACCATCCCCGCCTccgccctcgccgccgccgccgccgcccccatGTCCCACCCCACCGCCGCCTCCCCCACCGGCCTCCACCAGAAGCTCGACGACCTCGGCCAGGGCGCCGCCGCCAGCCCCCGGCCTAATTGGGCCATGCTCGGGCCCAACATCGCCCGCTCCCACCCGGGCCTCTGGCCGCCGCCCGTCGGTGGGTTCAATTCCGGCTTCGCCCCCTCCACCTCGAATCTTGGTAGCGGCGGGGACGCATCGGCCGGGAGCTTCATGCAGAGGATGGGCCTGCACGGGCTGGAGCTGCCTGGAGGGAACCTTGGAGCGATGAGCTTCGCGTCGATGCTTGGCGGGCACGGGCAGCAGCTGCCGGGGCTGGAGCTTGGGCTGTCGCAGGACGGGCACATTGGGGTGCTCAGCCAGCAGGCCTTGAGTCAGTTCTATCAGCAGATGGGGCAGGGGAGGGGAGTGAGTGGGGCTGCAAGCGGTCAATTGCAGCAGAACCACCACCAGCAGCAGCAGGCTCGGTCGGCGGAGAATGATTCGCCAGGGTCAGGGCAGTAG